A window from Toxoplasma gondii ME49 chromosome IX, whole genome shotgun sequence encodes these proteins:
- a CDS encoding 50S ribosomal protein L21, putative (encoded by transcript TGME49_288610) gives MGFPFLSASDSRHFSSNVPLRRSQRPRPGRLLLPLIIWGILASFSAAGHDLSFTSTKAVPLSLSVSVPSRDSPPFVLSDARPSLRCRSSPDAVASNRPQSLDAPISALQEGCTVPKDFCGGERQTRTDRPRDCVLLCTTLKKHDDTHTSLQRARRTRDTSRAFLSSSSVSWQAGKLENSSFGVRFTEGRQSCRSFSPSTPCLSGVPLSSQTDSFLFYLVCSASRSFALSSRTSDLSLFRRPSSSACCSSSWSRALASFSLSGPLAPSSSALSHHFSSSSACLPSPYLLPSSHASPSGSASDRCDRLSCCGSYVALSSSHLPSSSHLPSSSRLLSSLLPSAYPSVVSPCGSSSPKLPPTETFPLFPPSRQFTKKRRSAEHGDSKETTAREDERQRWREEERPSLPKGAGPPDGNMGDRETADKQRETQLSPAFLPERRRAMFPIVSPAQQKLLGLADQKDRSGSFFVAHIGGTQFIMEKGRFYDMNRIYQRVGGRIHLHRIICYQTPDGEFWLGRPYLENVRVTATVEKHFRGPKMYMAKARPKKWRKYFSHRQDLTRIRINEVELLRNPGEEESASVPPNFTTDNPIYAALMASKQFRKPSTVLPRMKRTFMRLASREEFPLIGEDPLMNFDPVVNRLLMDRLIAGHSELFPLLRPDKNMDT, from the exons ATGGGATTCCCTTTTTTGTCGGCTTCCGATTCTCGTCATTTTTCTTCCAACGTTCCGCTGCGACGCTCCCAGCGACCTAGGCCAGGGCGACTGCTGCTGCCCTTGATCATTTGGGGAAttctcgcgtctttctcggcTGCAGGTCACGACCTTTCTTTTACGTCTACGAAAGCAGTAccactgtctctttctgtgtctgttccTTCCCGAgactctcctcccttcgttctctccgaCGCACGACCTTCCTTGAGGTGCCGGAGTTCCCCGGATGCCGTGGCCTCGAATCGCCCGCAGAGCCTTGATGCCCCCATTTCTGCTCTTCAAGAGGGATGCACCGTACCGAAGGACTTTTGTGGAGGGGAAAGACAAACACGGACAGATAGACCTAGGGACTGTGTCCTGCTTTGTACGACCTTGAAGAAACACgatgacacacacacatcccTGCAACGCGCTCGTCGGACAAGGGACACGAGTCGCGCTTTCTtgtcgtcctcttctgtgtcttggCAAGCTGGGAAGCTAGAGAATTCTTCCTTCGGAGTTCGTTTCACAGAGGGAAGACAATCCTGTCGTAGTTTCTCCCCGTCAACGCCTTGCTTGTCGGGCGTGCCTCTGTCATCTCAAACTgattcctttctcttctacCTGGTAtgttctgcctctcgctcgTTTGCTCTGTCTTCCCGCACGTCTGatctctcccttttcagGCGACCTTCGTCCTCAGCCTGTTGTTCCTCCTCTTGGTCTAGAGctctcgcgtccttctcgttGTCTGGCCCTTTggctccttcgtcttccgcaCTTTCCCAtcacttctcttcttcaagtGCTTGTCTGCCGTCTCCGTATCTACTTCCGTCATCTCATGCGTCTCCCAGCGGCTCCGCGTCGGACAGGTGTGACCGTCTCAGTTGCTGTGGCTCGTATGTTGCGTTATCTTCTTCGcacttgccttcttcatctcacttgccctcttcgtcgcgtttgctttcctctctaTTGCCGTCTGCGTATCCGTCTGTGGTGTCTCCCTGTGGATCGTCTTCGCCGAAGCTGCCTCCAACCGAgacttttcctctgtttcctccgtCCCGTCAATTCACTAAGAAGCGGCGAAGTGCGGAACATGGAGactcgaaggagacaacggcgcgagaagacgagaggcagaggtggcgcgaagaagagcggccgAGTTTGCCAAAGGGCGCTGGTCCGCCAGACGGCAACatgggagacagagagacagccgacaagcagagagagacacagctgTCTCCCGCCTTCCTACCCGAACGGCGCCGGGCGATGTTTCCTATAGTCTCGCCGGCCCAGCAGAAATTGCTGGGCCTCGCGGATCAGAAGGATCGAAGTGgatctttcttcgtcgcccaCATCGGCGGCACGCAGTTCATCATGGAGAAGGGGAGGTTTTACGACATGAATCGCATTTATCAGAGAGTCGGTGGCCGCATCCACCTTCACAGGATCATCTGCTACCAAACCCCTGATGGGGAATTTTGGCTGGGAAGACCCTACCTCGAAAACGTCCGG GTGACGGCGACTGTCGAGAAACATTTCCGAGGACCGAAGATGTACATGGCAAAGGCTCGGCCGAAGAAATGGCGCAAATATTTTTCGCACCGACAGGACCTGACGCGAATTCGGATTAACGAAGTGGAGTTGCTGCGAAATCCTGGTGAAGAGGAGTCGGCGAGTGTGCCCCCCAACTTCACGACTGATAACCCAATTTACGCAGCCCTTATG GCAAGCAAACAGTTTCGGAAACCCAGTACCGTGCTGCCGCGCATGAAACGCACTTTCATGCGTCTGGCATCAAGGGAAGAGTTTCCTCTCATTGGGGAAGACCCCTTGATGAATTTTGACCCCGTTGTCAACCGTCTTCTGATGGACCGCCTTATCGCTGGTCACTCGGAACTATTCCCCCTCCTTCGTCCCGACAAAAACATGGACACTTAG
- a CDS encoding Erv1 / Alr family protein (encoded by transcript TGME49_288620), protein MSSRGKGDVFSSPGSEAAVSLDLAHGNQASRNLPASSTPTPNGRSSAPASHSAAAALLASQVFPQKLNQCVDAACRDRILKDDAPQDEDDDPPDRMSIGRAAWSFLHSSAATWKDDPATADQHRRGEWLKSFFALFPCVHCRTHFAPYLQTHPPVVSGGRTSLSVWTCEAHNHVNESLQRPAFPCDAAQLIRQWKAVQWSEDDD, encoded by the exons ATGTCTTCTCGCGGGAAGGGGGACGTATTCTCTTCGCCAGGTTCCGAAGCTGCTGTTTCTCTGGATTTGGCACACGGTAATCAGGCGAGCCGAAACCTGCCGGCGTCCTCGACGCCCACACCAAATGGTCGGTCAAGCGCGCCGGCGTCACATTCAGCAGCGGCTGCACTGCTTGCCTCACAGGTCTTTCCACAGAAACTCAATCAATGTGTAGATGCCGCTTGCCGCGACCGGATCTTAAAAGACGATGCGCCACAGGATGAGGACGACGACCCTCCTGATCGCATGTCAATTGGACGCGCTGCGTGGAGTTTCCTACACTCTTCCGCAGCGACTTGGAAAGACGACCCG GCTACGGCAGATCAGCATAGGAGAGGAGAATGGTTGaagtccttcttcgctctttttccGTGCGTTCATTGCCGCACGCACTTCGCGCCCTACCTGCAG ACACATCCCCCAGTCGTCTCAGGCGGACGAACGTCACTCTCGGTGTGGACGTGCGAGGCTCACAATCATGTGAATGAATCTTTACAAAGACCAGCCTTTCCGTGTGATGCCGCCCAGCTCATTCGCCAATGGAAAGCCGTCCAGTGGTCAGAAGATGATGACTGA
- a CDS encoding nucleosome assembly protein (NAP), putative (encoded by transcript TGME49_288630): MKRQQPDRNNAEAAACQKQRRLEEDPDVKGSGCCCSSEEAAALLQPHMKDLDGIQAELQKLEEECAKQQMVVQKEFDEKKKPVLVKRQEIIDKIPGFWCRCLRNHPQLAYLVEEDIPILEHLKRIDLDDNIDEHGSYKIKFTFDEAAKAFMEPLVLEKHVQFHNDPCSEEVVSVTEITWKEGKSPVAAAEAKRAGDADDDVDVVSFFEWFTKEPSEEASRLEVGEIIRREIWHAPVPYFLDEVADIDEDDDEDLSDEDEDEEDGSDNANEEGGDEDDEGDE; the protein is encoded by the exons ATGAAGCGCCAACAACCCGACAGAAACAACGCCGAGGCCGCCGCTTGCCAAAAGCAGCGGCGTTTGGAGGAGGACCCTGACGTAAAAGGaagcggctgctgctgttcCTCTGAGGAAGCTGCGGCTCTGCTGCAGCCTCATATGAAGGACCTAGATGGTATTCAAGCTGAACTTCAGAAGCTCGAGGAGGAGTGCGCGAAGCAACAGATGGTAGTCCAGAAGGAGttcgacgagaagaagaagccggtGCTCGTGAAACGTCAAGAGATCATCGACAAGATCCCCGGCTTTTGGTGCAGATGCCTTCGAAACCATCCTCAACTTGCGTACCTTGTGGAGGAGGACATCCCCATCCTCGAGCATTTGAAGCGCATTGATCTGGATGACAACATTGACGAGCATGGCTCGTACAAAATTAAGTTC ACCTTTGACGAGGCGGCGAAAGCCTTTATGGAGCCTTTGGTCCTGGAGAAGCACGTGCAATTCCATAACGACCCCTGCTCCGAGGAGGTTGTGAGCGTGACAGAGATCACCTGGAAAGAAGGCAAGTCGCCCGTGGCAGCGGCTGAGGCGAAACGCGCAGGGGATGCAGATGACGATGTAGATGTGGTTTCTTTCTTTGAGTGGTTCACAAAGGAACCCAGCGAGGAAGCTTCTCGTCTTGAGGTGGGCGAAATCATCCGCAGGGAAATCTGGCACGCGCCTGTGCCGTACTTCCTCGATGAGGTAGCTGACATTGACGAAGACGATGACGAGGATTTGAGTGatgaggacgaagacgaagaagacggcagtGACAATGCCAACGAGGAgggcggagacgaagacgacgaaggagacgaatAG